The window CCGCCGGGAACGTGCTCGGCGCGACCGCGTTCCAGGCCTGCCTCCCCGGCGCCCTCGGCCTCGCCTTCACCGACTGGACCCCCGGTCCGCTCGGGCTGGTCAACGGCATCCTCACCCTGCTCGCCGGCCTCTACACCCTCGGACTGCTCCACGACGGTCGCACCCGGGGCTCGCTGCTGATGCTGAGCGCGCTGCCGTGGGCGGGCTACCTGGTGCTGGTGCTGGCGGTCGGGTCACGCTTCCAGGCGGCCTGACCGGGGATGTCGAAAAATGCCGTCGCCCGATCGATGTCCAGGTAGGGCCCGGTCCACCGGGCGTCCAACCGGCAGCACGGAGACCACCACGATGCGGTTCATGATCATTCGCAGGGCCGACAGCAGGACCGAGGCCGGCGTCATGCCGAGCACCGAGGTCCTCGCCTCGATGCAGGCGTACATGGAGGAGCTCGGCAACGCCGGCGTTCTCCTCGACGGCGACGGGCTGCAGCCCAGCTCCAAGGGCGCGCGCGTCTCCTTCTCGAACGGCACGCCGACGGTGACCGACGGCCCCTTCACCGAGACCAAGGAGCTGATCGCCGGCTACTGCATCCTCCAGGTGAAGTCGCTGGAGGAGGCGATCGAGTGGGCTCGGCGCTGGCCCGCGAGCGACGGCGACGGGGAGCTCCAGCTCGAGATCCGCGGGTTCTTCGAGGCCGACGACTTCGGCCCCGAGCTCACCCCGGAGCTCCGCGAGGCCGAGCAGCAGCTGCGCGCCCGGGCCGGCGACCGGGGCTAGACCCCTACGGG is drawn from Candidatus Dormiibacterota bacterium and contains these coding sequences:
- a CDS encoding YciI family protein — protein: MRFMIIRRADSRTEAGVMPSTEVLASMQAYMEELGNAGVLLDGDGLQPSSKGARVSFSNGTPTVTDGPFTETKELIAGYCILQVKSLEEAIEWARRWPASDGDGELQLEIRGFFEADDFGPELTPELREAEQQLRARAGDRG